In the genome of Rhizobium etli 8C-3, one region contains:
- a CDS encoding ABC transporter permease, which translates to MRASPAAYPLTWRVMDVLERLAAMVWPSSFQRGLPYLMLAPALLLVGLLVLGLFQIGDASLRTLDTTTFLMSESYTLANYQRVLSESFFATVAGRSLIGSVIVTVVTLLFAFPYAYLMVRTPSSALRKFLLVALFLPFFIGQVVRAYGWLIILGNQGMVNEALGLVGVSPMRLLYNYPAVLFGLVQYMLPFAVLMLAPALTAIPTELESAAASLGAGWVRTFRHIVLPLSRPGLVGAGLVVVTLSLTDFAIPAILGGGTQDFIANAIYDQFFRTSDQGLGATLSLMLVAVGSILVGVVFMLFGAGTLAMGGDRK; encoded by the coding sequence ATGCGCGCCTCCCCCGCCGCATATCCCCTGACATGGCGCGTCATGGATGTGCTCGAACGCCTTGCGGCGATGGTCTGGCCGTCGAGTTTCCAGCGAGGCCTGCCCTATCTCATGCTGGCGCCGGCGCTGCTGCTTGTCGGACTGCTTGTGCTCGGCCTTTTTCAGATCGGCGACGCCAGCCTCCGGACGCTCGACACCACTACCTTCCTGATGTCGGAAAGCTATACGCTTGCCAACTACCAGCGCGTGCTGTCGGAGAGCTTCTTCGCCACAGTGGCCGGACGAAGTCTGATTGGCTCTGTGATCGTGACCGTAGTCACGCTGCTGTTCGCCTTTCCATACGCCTATCTGATGGTGCGTACGCCTTCATCGGCGCTCCGCAAGTTCCTGCTCGTGGCGCTCTTCCTGCCATTCTTCATCGGACAGGTGGTGCGGGCCTATGGCTGGCTCATCATTCTCGGAAACCAGGGCATGGTCAACGAGGCGCTCGGTCTTGTCGGCGTGTCGCCTATGCGGCTGCTTTACAACTATCCGGCGGTTCTGTTCGGCCTTGTCCAATACATGCTGCCTTTCGCCGTGTTGATGCTGGCTCCGGCGCTCACGGCGATCCCGACCGAGTTGGAATCCGCAGCCGCCTCCCTCGGTGCCGGCTGGGTCCGAACCTTCCGCCATATCGTCCTGCCGCTTTCGCGGCCAGGACTCGTCGGTGCGGGTCTCGTGGTCGTCACGCTCTCGCTCACCGATTTTGCCATTCCCGCCATCCTCGGCGGCGGCACCCAGGATTTTATCGCCAATGCGATCTACGACCAGTTCTTCCGCACCTCCGACCAGGGTCTCGGCGCGACGCTTTCGCTCATGCTTGTCGCCGTCGGCTCCATCCTCGTCGGCGTCGTTTTCATGCTCTTCGGCGCGGGCACGCTTGCCATGGGAGGAGACCGCAAATGA
- a CDS encoding ABC transporter permease — MIDSRSKSIVIWAFVATALVMLSAPTIVVLGASFTAGNIITFPPDGLSLKWYGAIAQASDLRQAFLRSLIVATICTVIAIPAGTLAGIALAKYRVRFARSIQIYLLLPFTIPLIGSGIGMMLVFGQMNVLGKLWPVGIACCVINLPFMIWAVTASASNLSPDLELAAANCGAPPLQRFLYITLPAVLPGVITGSLLMFILALNEFLVSLLLVDARSVTLPVQIYNSIRSIITPDLAAISVVFIACAGLAIALLDRLVGLDIFLKSK; from the coding sequence ATGATCGACAGCCGAAGCAAGTCCATCGTCATCTGGGCTTTCGTCGCAACTGCCCTCGTTATGCTCTCAGCGCCCACCATTGTGGTGCTCGGGGCCTCCTTCACGGCCGGAAACATCATCACTTTCCCGCCTGACGGTCTGTCGCTCAAATGGTATGGCGCAATCGCGCAGGCGAGTGATCTCCGCCAAGCCTTCCTGCGCTCGCTGATCGTCGCCACGATCTGCACGGTGATTGCCATTCCCGCCGGCACGCTCGCCGGCATCGCACTCGCCAAGTATCGGGTGCGGTTTGCGCGCTCCATCCAGATCTACCTGCTGCTGCCCTTTACCATTCCGCTGATCGGTTCCGGCATCGGGATGATGCTTGTCTTCGGCCAGATGAACGTCCTCGGCAAACTGTGGCCCGTGGGCATCGCCTGCTGTGTGATCAATCTGCCCTTCATGATCTGGGCCGTGACGGCGAGCGCTAGCAACCTGTCGCCCGATCTCGAACTGGCTGCGGCCAATTGTGGAGCCCCGCCCCTGCAGCGTTTCCTGTACATCACCCTTCCGGCGGTGCTGCCGGGCGTGATCACCGGATCGCTGTTGATGTTCATCCTCGCGCTCAACGAGTTCCTGGTGAGCCTGCTGCTGGTCGATGCCCGAAGCGTGACGCTGCCGGTGCAGATCTACAATTCCATCCGCTCGATCATCACACCAGATTTGGCCGCAATCTCCGTGGTGTTCATCGCCTGCGCCGGACTTGCGATCGCACTGCTCGACCGACTGGTCGGTCTCGACATCTTCCTCAAATCGAAATGA
- the hisD gene encoding histidinol dehydrogenase — protein MTSVSFYEYSKLNAEEKAALLRRSETDISSFIEKVTPILEAVRIEGDKALARFGRELDKANVTEANLKVSEAEFDAAFKSVDASVIESIQFGIDNIRTFHEEQRPEAMWLKEIRPGAFAGDRFTPIRSVALYVPRGKGSFPSVTMMTSVPAVVAGVPNLAIVTPPAPDGSVDAATLVAARLAGVETVYKVGGAQAVAAVAYGTETVKPALKIVGPGSPWVVAAKRSLAGVIDTGLPAGPSEVMVLADDTVHGGLAALDLLIEAEHGPDSSAYLVTHSRRVAEEALAALPEHWAKMTEQRVAFSKAVLTGKTGGVVLTSSLEESYAFVNAYAPEHLELLSEEPFIHLGHITEASEILMGTHTPVSIANFSLGPNAVLPTSRWARTFGPLSVTDFVKRSSIGYVTAPAYPEFARHSHNLAIYEGFSSHALAVSPVRDAYLKKGA, from the coding sequence ATGACATCAGTGTCTTTCTATGAATATTCCAAGCTGAACGCCGAGGAAAAGGCCGCGCTGCTGCGCCGCTCGGAAACCGACATATCGAGCTTCATCGAGAAGGTCACGCCGATACTGGAAGCCGTGCGTATCGAGGGTGACAAGGCGCTCGCGCGCTTTGGCCGAGAACTCGACAAGGCCAATGTCACGGAAGCCAATCTCAAGGTCAGCGAGGCGGAGTTCGACGCGGCCTTCAAGTCGGTCGACGCGAGCGTCATCGAGTCCATCCAGTTTGGCATCGACAATATCCGCACGTTCCACGAGGAGCAGCGCCCGGAAGCCATGTGGCTGAAGGAAATCCGCCCCGGCGCCTTTGCCGGCGACCGCTTCACGCCCATCCGGTCGGTTGCGCTCTACGTGCCGCGCGGCAAGGGATCCTTCCCGTCGGTGACGATGATGACCTCAGTTCCGGCCGTGGTCGCGGGCGTCCCGAACCTGGCGATCGTCACGCCACCAGCACCTGACGGTTCGGTCGATGCCGCAACCCTCGTTGCCGCGCGGCTTGCCGGCGTCGAAACCGTCTACAAGGTGGGAGGCGCGCAAGCCGTGGCGGCGGTTGCCTACGGCACCGAAACCGTCAAACCAGCGCTGAAGATTGTTGGCCCCGGCAGCCCGTGGGTGGTCGCCGCCAAGCGCTCGCTGGCGGGCGTCATCGACACCGGTCTTCCCGCCGGTCCGTCCGAGGTGATGGTCCTTGCCGATGACACCGTCCATGGTGGACTTGCTGCGCTCGACCTGCTGATCGAGGCAGAACATGGCCCGGATTCGTCGGCCTATCTCGTTACCCACAGCCGCCGCGTCGCCGAAGAGGCGCTCGCAGCCCTTCCCGAACACTGGGCGAAAATGACCGAGCAGCGGGTCGCCTTCTCCAAGGCCGTGCTCACCGGCAAGACGGGCGGCGTGGTGCTCACCTCCTCACTCGAGGAAAGCTATGCGTTCGTCAACGCCTACGCGCCGGAGCATCTTGAGCTGTTGTCGGAAGAGCCCTTTATCCATCTCGGCCACATCACCGAGGCGTCCGAAATCCTGATGGGCACCCATACACCGGTCAGCATCGCCAATTTCTCGCTCGGCCCGAACGCGGTGCTGCCGACCAGCCGTTGGGCGCGCACGTTCGGTCCGCTCTCTGTCACTGATTTCGTCAAGCGCAGCTCGATCGGTTATGTCACGGCACCCGCCTACCCGGAATTCGCAAGGCATTCCCATAATCTGGCCATCTACGAGGGTTTCTCCTCGCATGCGCTTGCCGTCTCACCGGTACGCGATGCTTACCTGAAGAAAGGTGCCTAA
- a CDS encoding zinc-dependent alcohol dehydrogenase, with product MKAVRLYDARDLRVEEMPQPSAPASGFVNIEVRAAGICGSDLHNYRTGQWISRRPSTAGHEFCGRVTAVGEGVGHLVLGDVVSADSRMWCGTCPACKSGRSNVCETLGFVGEVCDGGFAEAVQLPARLVVRHDPQLSPHVAAMAEPLAVALHAVRRLAAPDGEPVLVVGCGTIGGLSALLLSRLHDGPLLLADLNAERAALVADVTGGTFVALDKAAIEAVLSRGRLRHALDATGSIQAIVQALDILSGGGALALVGISHGKLDFDPNLLVEREISLVGCHAFADELPEAIGLLVDLAPALQRFIEVVPALDEVPAAYERLLRGESKALKTIIEVTG from the coding sequence ATGAAGGCCGTGCGGCTCTACGACGCCCGGGACTTGCGAGTGGAAGAGATGCCTCAGCCATCGGCTCCGGCGTCGGGCTTCGTCAATATCGAGGTCAGGGCCGCCGGTATCTGTGGCTCCGACCTTCACAACTACCGTACCGGCCAGTGGATCTCGCGCCGACCCTCGACGGCAGGCCATGAATTCTGCGGTCGCGTGACCGCGGTCGGAGAAGGCGTTGGCCATCTTGTACTCGGCGATGTCGTGTCGGCGGACTCACGCATGTGGTGCGGCACCTGCCCGGCCTGCAAGAGCGGCCGCAGCAATGTCTGCGAGACGCTCGGTTTCGTCGGCGAGGTTTGCGACGGCGGCTTTGCCGAGGCGGTGCAACTGCCGGCGCGCCTGGTCGTCCGTCACGATCCGCAGCTTTCGCCGCATGTCGCCGCCATGGCCGAACCGCTGGCCGTGGCCTTGCATGCCGTACGTCGCCTCGCCGCCCCCGACGGCGAACCGGTTCTCGTCGTCGGCTGCGGCACGATCGGCGGGTTGAGCGCCCTTCTTCTCTCCCGGCTGCATGACGGCCCGCTGCTACTGGCCGATCTGAACGCCGAGAGGGCCGCCCTCGTTGCCGACGTAACCGGCGGCACGTTTGTTGCTCTCGACAAGGCGGCGATCGAAGCCGTACTTTCCCGCGGACGGCTGCGCCATGCGCTGGATGCCACAGGCAGCATCCAGGCGATTGTCCAGGCGCTCGACATCCTGTCGGGCGGCGGAGCGCTGGCGCTCGTCGGGATCAGCCACGGCAAGCTCGACTTCGACCCGAACCTTCTGGTCGAGCGGGAGATATCGCTGGTCGGTTGCCATGCCTTTGCCGACGAACTGCCCGAGGCCATTGGGCTGCTTGTCGATCTCGCGCCCGCGCTGCAGCGGTTCATCGAAGTGGTGCCGGCGCTCGACGAGGTTCCCGCAGCCTATGAACGGCTGTTGAGAGGCGAGAGCAAGGCGCTGAAGACGATCATCGAGGTGACGGGCTAG
- the hutC gene encoding histidine utilization repressor, which yields MNTLSDSASPLYEKVKDFVLGNIGSGKWGRNARLPSENELVSTLGVSRMTVHRALRELTSEGHLRRIQGVGTFVAPPKPQSTLIEISNIITEIKARGSRHRAEVVVLERIKRPEPELLLAFEFETVKPVDHSVVIHFENDLPVQLEERFVNPALVSGYVEQDFSAIATYDYLQNATPLTEVEHLISALPASADQARLLHIRPNECCLVLHRKTWSGPVIATVNTLTYVGSRYSLGSRYLHGSK from the coding sequence ATGAACACTCTTTCCGATTCCGCGTCACCCCTCTACGAGAAGGTGAAGGATTTCGTCCTCGGCAATATTGGTAGCGGAAAATGGGGGCGCAACGCTCGCCTTCCGTCGGAGAACGAACTCGTCTCGACGCTTGGCGTCTCCCGCATGACCGTTCACCGGGCGCTGCGCGAACTCACCTCAGAGGGGCATCTTCGCCGCATCCAAGGCGTCGGAACCTTTGTCGCGCCACCGAAGCCGCAATCGACGTTGATCGAGATCAGCAACATTATCACCGAGATCAAGGCGCGCGGCAGCCGGCACCGGGCCGAGGTGGTCGTCCTCGAACGTATCAAACGACCGGAGCCAGAGCTACTGCTTGCCTTCGAGTTCGAGACGGTGAAGCCCGTCGACCACTCGGTCGTCATCCATTTCGAGAACGACCTGCCGGTCCAGCTTGAGGAACGCTTTGTCAATCCCGCCCTCGTTTCCGGCTATGTCGAGCAGGATTTCAGCGCCATCGCGACCTACGACTATCTGCAGAACGCCACCCCGCTGACCGAAGTGGAACACCTCATCAGTGCCCTGCCGGCCAGCGCGGACCAGGCGCGCCTGCTGCATATCCGTCCCAACGAGTGTTGCCTTGTCCTCCACCGCAAGACCTGGTCCGGCCCGGTCATCGCCACCGTCAACACGCTGACCTATGTCGGCAGCCGCTATTCGCTCGGCAGCCGCTATCTGCACGGCAGCAAGTGA
- a CDS encoding alpha-hydroxy acid oxidase, whose translation MNPVNIHDFRDVARRKLPKIFFDYIDGGSFEEETMRANRSDFSRIALRQNVLVEPRPQDLSTTYLGRRHPLPFMLGPVGFLGLYSGKGEIKAARAAHAAAIPFCLSTFSIASLADLRAKTDGPLHFQLYVLNDRSLCEEFLDSAEKAGVDTLFVTVDTAITGIRERDVRNGFRSLTRVTPALLARLLMRPRWLADIALTGMPSVRAIEHRPEFGRGALEQAANLSRRIDKTLSWKDIALLRERWTGKLVIKGVLTPEDAVSARDLGCDGVVISNHGGRQLDGASSTIRALPGIRAAVGNDFCLMLDGGILRGADVIKAIALGADGVMLGRAYAYGLSAAGEAGVAEVIAILEREISISLALMGIASIDQLKGSGSSAVVRYET comes from the coding sequence ATGAACCCGGTCAACATCCACGACTTCCGCGATGTCGCCCGGCGGAAGCTGCCGAAGATCTTCTTCGACTATATCGATGGCGGATCCTTCGAGGAGGAAACGATGCGGGCGAACCGATCGGACTTTTCCCGCATTGCCCTGCGCCAGAACGTCCTGGTCGAACCGCGGCCGCAGGACCTCTCGACGACCTATCTCGGGCGCCGCCATCCCCTGCCCTTCATGCTCGGTCCAGTCGGATTCCTCGGTCTCTATTCCGGCAAGGGCGAGATCAAGGCCGCTCGAGCAGCGCATGCCGCCGCCATTCCCTTTTGTTTGTCGACCTTTTCCATCGCCTCGCTGGCCGATCTGCGCGCAAAGACGGACGGGCCGCTCCATTTCCAGCTCTACGTTCTTAATGACCGCTCGCTGTGTGAGGAATTTCTCGACTCGGCGGAGAAGGCTGGCGTCGATACTCTATTCGTCACGGTCGATACCGCCATAACCGGCATCCGCGAGCGTGACGTGCGCAACGGCTTTCGTTCTCTCACTCGCGTCACACCGGCGCTTCTTGCCCGTCTGCTGATGCGGCCCCGATGGCTAGCCGACATCGCCCTCACCGGTATGCCGTCGGTCAGGGCAATCGAGCACCGGCCAGAATTCGGCCGCGGCGCGCTGGAGCAGGCGGCCAATCTCTCGCGTCGAATCGACAAGACGCTGTCGTGGAAGGACATTGCCTTGTTGCGCGAGCGTTGGACGGGCAAGCTTGTGATCAAAGGAGTTCTCACACCCGAGGATGCTGTGTCCGCCCGCGACCTTGGCTGTGATGGCGTGGTGATTTCCAATCACGGCGGACGTCAGCTCGACGGGGCCTCGAGCACGATCCGCGCCCTGCCCGGCATCCGCGCTGCCGTCGGAAACGACTTCTGCCTGATGCTCGACGGCGGTATTCTTCGTGGCGCGGACGTCATCAAGGCGATTGCGCTCGGAGCTGACGGCGTAATGCTTGGCCGGGCATATGCCTACGGCCTCTCGGCCGCCGGCGAGGCGGGGGTCGCCGAGGTGATCGCCATCCTCGAGCGGGAGATTTCGATCAGCCTTGCGCTGATGGGCATTGCGTCCATCGATCAGCTGAAAGGCTCAGGGAGTTCCGCTGTCGTACGGTATGAGACTTGA
- a CDS encoding Pycsar system effector family protein encodes MTDFESAAELMRSGPSTEDIGAEYFDHIKKINDIFYDQIKISDQKAAYIFTFMLAFLVSSSEVRSVFTLERYVNGYQQSMLFSGLLAAASVFSIISAILAVLPRHVNKSTSLFWGSWGKHRHRFWDAAQRRDEVYLFNEYLNNADILSAIARGKYRCVTFAFRGLMVTVIAYVLLLIAA; translated from the coding sequence GTGACCGATTTTGAAAGTGCGGCTGAGCTTATGAGGAGTGGGCCCTCGACAGAGGATATAGGTGCAGAGTATTTTGATCACATAAAGAAAATTAACGATATATTTTACGACCAGATCAAGATTTCAGATCAGAAAGCTGCCTATATTTTTACTTTCATGCTCGCATTCTTGGTTAGTTCGAGTGAGGTTCGCAGCGTATTTACCTTGGAGCGCTATGTGAACGGGTACCAGCAGAGCATGCTTTTCTCGGGATTGCTTGCCGCGGCCTCGGTCTTTTCAATCATATCGGCCATCCTCGCAGTGCTGCCGCGCCACGTTAACAAGTCGACCTCCCTGTTCTGGGGGTCATGGGGCAAGCACCGCCATCGCTTCTGGGATGCAGCGCAGCGCCGGGACGAGGTCTATCTTTTCAACGAGTATCTGAACAATGCCGATATTCTTTCGGCAATCGCCCGAGGAAAATATCGCTGCGTGACCTTCGCCTTCCGCGGGCTGATGGTGACCGTCATTGCCTATGTGCTCCTGCTCATTGCCGCTTAA
- a CDS encoding FecR domain-containing protein — translation MRGKFISSMSAVTALSVACCLGRPAAAEPVRRAAPAAGSVIDRRVGEEVRFVDLSNWQNVDLNQELLGGDVLRTNATGQLAVLFADRTQVRLGRNSSLQVKQMAPAGDTILNLQSGTMWARAQRGGSGLTVQTPAAAAAIRGTDWTLTVKGDQTSLIVLEGRVELKNEHGSVEVTQGQAAVATIGQAPRKLVIVAPDDREQMLFYLTLRGGFTFMPASPLPVQKMRSERSRIEARAPEARSAEDWLTLSEVQLSLDGRQKAQESLANARMFKLSAAQRARADLIDALIAGAEKRYDEAAKLFSRAERVLDPQRRSIAAYGSYYSRSLRDPSHAEKPPANVTGPYSAVMKAYTSGFLEDIPAAIATMKQAEARYPNDSTLPALRAQLAMLINDRVQMKEAIDRSLSIDPTDPNALQARARMRADYEGNLDGALMDLNNAISIAPGSSSAWNDLGLLQDARGATREAEAALKKSIELDPDDPVGHANLAILYLDQSRMKEAKREIDLALAADPAFNIAILARGRYYLQMNEREKAVDDLLASSTANPGYSQAQLMLAAGHYENGDREASSQALDNADRLDKNDPSVAAFRAAVAIDDYDSDGAMKSAREYLKRSRARGGYYASLGANQNGGSTLNAAFRLQGLDAWGQYYGDAVFDPFSGSSYFDQTFRGSVNPLANSFLYGGNVVTNTANASSYSSFIQGLLFDPHMLSGRSRSANLARMPFLEGSIGAGTTLTQESAGSLGEAEIQGFSNEPRPISFFANFQWEKTSDTTREYNNGALDLNTDTKLVAGNGYVTASITPDDRFVAFLNHSDSKYDLDIPSRAFLPLVPGLYYGLDNQFTIAGVGLSHTFGYRNVVNSAFFYSSVDSSMDQNILVPPLIPGLFSSLILTKQENYVGAINHTYGMDDLTWRYGIEGGWIDTETTTGVSFAGIPLGEVEERTGTRYGKVYIDLLHETTPDLTAQYGLFGTFYQGDEVDIQRLEPRIGVAWSPAVGHWLRAGYLRQGTNGTTPTLAPVGIVGLQPNTFGTDLSGYADTFTVRWDAEWNDWLFTAVDFQHQELRDLSIDNIIALESFDTRKARADRASFTANVALGHGFGLAATYALSDSEDNDPSSGGYGQELPFLPRHSGQIALTWVNEANVKATLAANYVGERHGDQSDEILDDYWTLDANLVWEPLDKRFALEAAAYNLLDEDFEVASGFNGWGRVFKGTLEIRF, via the coding sequence ATGAGGGGAAAATTCATCAGTTCCATGTCCGCCGTTACGGCGTTGAGCGTGGCGTGCTGTCTTGGGCGGCCGGCAGCCGCTGAACCCGTACGCCGCGCGGCACCGGCTGCAGGCTCCGTGATCGACCGCAGGGTCGGCGAGGAAGTCCGGTTCGTCGACCTGTCCAACTGGCAGAATGTCGACCTTAACCAGGAGCTTTTGGGCGGCGACGTGCTGCGTACCAATGCCACCGGCCAACTCGCGGTCCTGTTCGCGGACCGCACGCAGGTACGCCTCGGCCGGAATTCGTCGCTGCAGGTCAAGCAGATGGCGCCGGCGGGCGATACGATCCTCAACCTCCAGTCCGGCACGATGTGGGCCCGCGCCCAGCGCGGCGGCTCGGGCCTGACCGTCCAGACACCGGCCGCAGCAGCTGCCATCCGCGGCACCGACTGGACGCTGACGGTCAAGGGAGACCAAACCTCGCTGATCGTGCTGGAAGGCCGCGTCGAGCTGAAGAACGAGCACGGTAGCGTCGAGGTCACGCAGGGCCAAGCGGCCGTCGCCACCATCGGACAGGCGCCCCGCAAGCTTGTCATCGTTGCGCCGGACGACCGCGAGCAGATGCTGTTCTACCTGACGCTGCGCGGCGGTTTCACCTTCATGCCCGCCTCGCCGCTTCCGGTCCAGAAGATGCGCAGCGAACGCAGCCGCATCGAAGCCAGGGCACCTGAGGCAAGAAGTGCGGAGGACTGGCTGACGCTTTCAGAGGTACAACTGTCACTCGACGGCCGGCAGAAGGCGCAGGAATCGCTGGCGAATGCGCGCATGTTCAAGCTTTCCGCCGCCCAGCGCGCTCGTGCCGACCTGATCGACGCCCTGATTGCCGGCGCCGAAAAGCGATATGACGAGGCAGCAAAATTGTTCTCGCGGGCTGAACGGGTGCTCGATCCGCAGCGCCGGAGCATCGCGGCCTATGGCAGCTATTATTCGCGTTCCCTGCGTGATCCCAGTCATGCCGAAAAGCCGCCGGCAAACGTCACGGGCCCCTATTCTGCCGTGATGAAGGCTTACACTTCAGGGTTCCTTGAGGACATCCCGGCCGCGATAGCGACGATGAAGCAGGCGGAAGCGCGATATCCCAACGATTCCACCCTGCCCGCCTTGCGCGCCCAGCTCGCGATGCTGATCAACGACCGAGTCCAGATGAAAGAGGCGATCGACCGATCGCTCTCGATCGACCCGACCGATCCCAATGCGTTGCAGGCCCGAGCCCGCATGCGCGCCGATTATGAAGGTAATCTCGATGGCGCGCTTATGGACCTGAACAATGCGATCAGTATCGCGCCGGGCTCGTCCAGCGCCTGGAACGACCTCGGCCTGCTCCAGGATGCCCGCGGTGCGACGCGCGAAGCGGAAGCCGCGCTCAAGAAGTCCATCGAGCTTGATCCAGACGATCCGGTTGGCCATGCAAATCTCGCGATCCTCTATCTCGACCAGTCGCGTATGAAAGAGGCCAAGCGCGAGATCGATTTGGCGCTTGCCGCCGACCCTGCCTTCAACATCGCCATTTTGGCACGCGGCCGCTATTATCTGCAGATGAACGAGAGGGAAAAAGCGGTCGATGACCTGCTCGCCTCCTCGACTGCCAACCCCGGCTATTCGCAGGCCCAGCTCATGCTCGCCGCCGGCCACTACGAGAATGGCGACCGCGAAGCCTCCAGTCAGGCGCTCGATAATGCCGATCGGCTGGACAAGAACGATCCTTCTGTCGCAGCATTCCGCGCAGCCGTCGCAATAGACGACTATGACTCAGATGGCGCGATGAAGAGTGCCCGTGAATATCTCAAGCGATCGCGCGCGCGGGGAGGATATTACGCCTCGCTTGGAGCCAACCAAAACGGCGGCTCGACGCTCAATGCAGCTTTTCGCCTCCAGGGTTTGGACGCCTGGGGTCAATACTACGGCGATGCGGTCTTCGATCCGTTTTCGGGCAGCAGCTATTTCGACCAGACTTTTCGTGGAAGCGTAAACCCGCTCGCCAATTCATTTCTTTATGGCGGGAACGTGGTCACCAACACCGCAAACGCGTCATCCTATTCATCCTTCATTCAAGGATTATTGTTTGATCCCCACATGCTTTCGGGTCGCTCGCGGTCGGCAAATCTTGCGCGCATGCCCTTCCTGGAAGGCTCGATTGGCGCTGGAACGACGCTGACGCAAGAAAGTGCGGGCTCGTTGGGTGAGGCTGAGATCCAGGGCTTTTCCAATGAACCCCGGCCCATCAGCTTCTTCGCAAATTTCCAGTGGGAAAAGACCTCTGACACGACACGCGAATACAATAACGGTGCGCTTGATTTAAACACCGATACGAAGCTTGTCGCCGGCAATGGCTACGTGACGGCATCGATAACTCCGGACGATCGTTTCGTCGCATTCCTCAATCATTCAGATTCAAAATACGATCTCGACATTCCGTCCAGAGCATTTCTGCCGCTGGTGCCAGGCCTCTACTATGGCCTTGATAACCAATTTACCATTGCCGGCGTCGGCTTGAGCCATACTTTCGGATATCGGAACGTCGTAAATTCAGCTTTCTTCTATTCATCAGTTGATTCTTCGATGGATCAAAACATTCTCGTTCCGCCACTAATTCCCGGTCTGTTTTCAAGCCTAATACTCACTAAGCAGGAAAATTACGTCGGCGCGATAAATCACACCTACGGTATGGACGACCTGACCTGGCGCTATGGGATCGAAGGAGGATGGATCGACACAGAAACGACCACGGGCGTTTCATTCGCTGGTATCCCTCTCGGTGAGGTCGAGGAACGCACCGGTACTCGCTATGGCAAGGTATACATCGATCTCCTTCACGAGACAACGCCCGATTTGACGGCGCAGTACGGGCTCTTCGGGACCTTTTACCAAGGCGACGAGGTAGACATTCAACGTCTCGAGCCCCGTATAGGAGTCGCTTGGTCGCCGGCGGTGGGCCATTGGCTGCGAGCCGGTTACTTGCGACAAGGCACGAACGGGACCACGCCGACCCTTGCCCCGGTCGGCATCGTCGGCCTGCAGCCTAACACATTCGGCACCGATCTTTCAGGGTATGCGGATACGTTCACTGTTCGATGGGATGCTGAATGGAATGATTGGTTGTTTACGGCTGTAGACTTCCAGCATCAGGAACTCCGCGACCTCTCAATCGACAACATCATTGCTCTGGAGAGCTTTGACACCCGCAAAGCGCGCGCAGATCGTGCTTCGTTTACAGCAAACGTTGCTTTGGGACATGGGTTTGGCTTGGCTGCGACATACGCCCTCAGCGATTCCGAAGATAACGATCCGTCGAGCGGCGGTTATGGACAAGAATTGCCATTCCTTCCAAGGCACTCGGGACAAATTGCCCTCACCTGGGTGAACGAAGCCAATGTGAAAGCTACGCTTGCGGCCAACTACGTCGGCGAACGCCATGGCGATCAGTCCGACGAGATTCTCGATGATTACTGGACGCTCGATGCAAATCTTGTCTGGGAGCCACTTGATAAGCGGTTCGCACTCGAAGCAGCAGCTTACAATCTGCTTGATGAGGATTTTGAGGTCGCCTCAGGATTCAATGGCTGGGGCCGCGTGTTCAAAGGCACGCTTGAAATTCGCTTCTGA